From Halotia branconii CENA392, the proteins below share one genomic window:
- a CDS encoding Uma2 family endonuclease produces MTSSPHLASNSSFTEFFKSPETKPASEYIDGKIYQKPMPQGKHSRIRTELSSAINSLSEFERKALALIELRCTFDESSLVPDIAVFDWSRLPVDEHGEIANRFEIYPDWIIEILSPDQFANRVINKIIFCVNQGTTLGWLIDPEDKSVMIFQPNQMPEVKYDDDKLPVLRVLADWQISPVDIFSWLKVK; encoded by the coding sequence ATGACTTCATCTCCACATTTAGCGTCTAATTCTTCTTTTACAGAGTTTTTTAAGTCGCCAGAAACTAAACCAGCTAGTGAATATATTGATGGGAAAATATACCAAAAACCTATGCCTCAAGGAAAGCATAGCAGAATCCGAACTGAGTTATCATCTGCTATTAATAGTCTCAGTGAATTTGAGCGTAAAGCATTAGCGCTAATCGAGTTACGCTGTACATTTGATGAAAGTTCTTTAGTTCCAGATATTGCTGTATTTGATTGGTCACGCCTTCCTGTCGATGAACATGGAGAGATTGCCAATAGATTTGAAATATATCCAGATTGGATAATTGAAATTCTTTCGCCTGACCAATTTGCTAACCGCGTTATTAATAAAATTATTTTTTGTGTTAACCAAGGAACAACACTAGGTTGGTTAATTGATCCTGAGGATAAATCTGTAATGATATTTCAACCTAACCAAATGCCAGAGGTGAAATATGATGATGATAAATTACCTGTTCTGCGTGTGTTAGCAGATTGGCAAATTTCGCCAGTAGATATATTTAGTTGGTTAAAAGTTAAATAA
- a CDS encoding bifunctional metallophosphatase/5'-nucleotidase, producing MKLIQKGFSVVLQVLATVTLATPALAEIVNINLLQLNDIYEITPVEGGTRGGLARVATLRQQLYKENPRTYTVLAGDAFSPSALGTAKINGIPLAGQQMVAVMNTLGFDYATFGNHEFDLPENLFYQRLQESRFRWVSSNVSNSKGQPFTGVPRSLILNVKGDRGAIVKVGLIGVTLGSNQPQYVSYTDPIATAKQQVQVLKGKVDIIVAITHLAIESDRQLAETVPEIDLILGGHEHENIQQWRGRDFTPIFKADANARTVYVHQLSYDTIKQSLEINSRLVPITDKIPDEPKTAKVVKEWLVRGYQAFRANGFEPEQEIAKIPDALDGLESSVRNKSTKLTELITQAMLREVPDADLAIFNGGSIRIDDVIPPGRITQYDVIRILPFGGKIVAVEMNGALLKRVLEQGQANKGSGGYLQTAKITQKFNSVNWLINGKLLDPKQTYKVAINDFLLSGKEQGLDFLNLQQPGIKLITEKRDIRFAVIDQLKSQAAANQILK from the coding sequence ATGAAACTTATCCAGAAAGGGTTTAGCGTAGTTTTACAGGTGTTAGCGACAGTCACTTTAGCTACTCCTGCATTGGCAGAAATCGTTAATATTAACCTGCTGCAACTCAATGATATTTACGAAATTACTCCTGTAGAAGGGGGAACTCGTGGCGGTTTGGCGCGTGTCGCGACCCTACGACAACAACTTTATAAAGAAAACCCTCGTACTTACACTGTGTTAGCTGGAGATGCTTTTAGTCCTTCGGCTTTAGGAACTGCCAAAATTAATGGTATACCCTTAGCGGGTCAGCAAATGGTAGCTGTAATGAATACCTTAGGATTTGACTATGCAACTTTTGGCAATCATGAATTTGACTTACCAGAAAACCTTTTCTATCAACGATTGCAAGAATCTCGCTTTCGCTGGGTTTCCAGTAATGTATCAAATAGTAAGGGGCAACCTTTCACAGGAGTTCCCCGATCGCTAATATTAAATGTCAAAGGCGATCGTGGTGCTATAGTCAAGGTAGGATTAATTGGTGTCACACTCGGTAGTAATCAGCCTCAGTACGTTAGTTACACTGATCCGATTGCCACAGCTAAGCAGCAAGTACAGGTACTCAAAGGCAAAGTAGATATTATCGTTGCTATTACCCATCTTGCCATTGAAAGCGATCGCCAGCTAGCGGAAACTGTACCAGAAATTGATCTTATTCTCGGTGGTCACGAACACGAAAATATCCAGCAATGGCGAGGCCGGGATTTTACACCGATTTTTAAAGCAGATGCCAATGCTAGAACAGTATACGTTCATCAATTGAGTTACGACACAATTAAGCAAAGTCTTGAGATTAACTCCCGTCTTGTACCAATTACCGACAAAATACCCGACGAACCCAAAACAGCCAAAGTGGTTAAAGAATGGTTAGTACGGGGTTATCAAGCATTTCGCGCCAATGGTTTTGAACCAGAACAGGAAATTGCCAAAATTCCAGATGCTTTGGATGGTTTAGAGTCTAGTGTCCGCAATAAATCTACGAAGTTAACAGAATTAATTACTCAGGCAATGTTAAGGGAAGTACCAGATGCCGATTTAGCAATATTTAACGGCGGTTCAATTCGGATTGATGATGTAATTCCTCCAGGCAGAATTACTCAATATGATGTGATTCGGATACTACCCTTTGGCGGCAAAATAGTAGCAGTAGAAATGAATGGTGCATTGTTGAAAAGAGTATTAGAGCAAGGACAAGCTAATAAAGGCTCTGGTGGATATCTGCAAACAGCCAAAATTACTCAAAAATTTAACTCAGTTAATTGGTTAATTAACGGTAAACTTCTTGACCCTAAACAAACTTACAAAGTTGCTATCAATGACTTCTTACTCAGTGGTAAAGAACAAGGACTAGATTTTTTAAATCTTCAACAACCAGGGATTAAGCTAATTACAGAAAAACGAGATATTCGTTTTGCAGTGATTGACCAATTAAAGAGCCAAGCAGCTGCTAATCAGATTTTAAAATAA